The bacterium genomic sequence CGGGCCCCCTTCTTCTCATACCCGGTGGTACACTTTTACGCCGCCACGCCGGTACACTTTTAGGCTGCCCTTTACACACAGACGAGCCAGACCCCGAAAATCGGTGAACCAGGACAGAACACAGCGCCCGGAATGTTGCGCCAATGGCACGAAACCTGGGAACGGGCGGCCCTCGCCGCATAAATCCGGTAAAATGGGGCGATTTGCTCTATAATACAGTTATTGCACTTCACCTGAAATAATTGATGCGGAGGCATGTATGAGCGGGCATACCCATGATGCGGGCACCGAACTTTCAGATACCGAACTTCGGGTCCGGGCGCTCGAGTCATTGCTCACCGAAAAAGGCCTGGTGGAACCGGACGCTCTCAATGAACTCATCGACACCTACGAGACCAAGATCGGCCCCCGCAACGGGTTCAAGGTGGTCGCCCGCGCATGGACGGACCCCGATTTTAAAAAGCGGTTGCTCAAGGACGCCAATGCGGCCCTCGCCGAGATGGGCTACGAAGGGCGGCAAGGCGAAACCATGGTGGTGCTGGAGAACACGCCCGAGATTCACAACATGGTGGTTTGCACCCTTTGCTCGTGCTATCCGTGGCCGGTGCTGGGCCTTCCTCCCGTCTGGTATAAATCGTTCCCCTACCGTTCCCGCGCGGTGATCGATCCCCGCGGTGTTTTAAAAGAGTTCGGCCTCGAGATCGACGAGGACGTCGAGGTTCGCGTATGGGACAGCACCTCGGAGGTGCGGTTTATCGTTCTGCCCGAACGTCCGCCCGGAACCGAGGGCATGAGCGAAAAGGAGCTGGCCGGGATTGTCAATCGCAACTCCCTGATCGGAACGGCTATGGTCCAGGCCCCGAGCGCGACAGGAGATCAATCATGAACGGCG encodes the following:
- the nthA gene encoding nitrile hydratase subunit alpha, with translation MSGHTHDAGTELSDTELRVRALESLLTEKGLVEPDALNELIDTYETKIGPRNGFKVVARAWTDPDFKKRLLKDANAALAEMGYEGRQGETMVVLENTPEIHNMVVCTLCSCYPWPVLGLPPVWYKSFPYRSRAVIDPRGVLKEFGLEIDEDVEVRVWDSTSEVRFIVLPERPPGTEGMSEKELAGIVNRNSLIGTAMVQAPSATGDQS